The Gilliamella apicola genome window below encodes:
- a CDS encoding PqiA/YebS family transporter subunit, whose protein sequence is MTVDKQQYVLCSHCDLVIELADITIGHKAICPRCNTILAKKSVNMKFRAAMYAVCSLIMIIVACGFIFIDIRLVGNFNGVSVLDIPKTLFFDKYSYISALFILFVLIFPIINLLIISLLCSKLTISKYRKRDLLIIYEKFKHWCMPEIFITGILVSFVKLMSYGSIGVTSTFWAFCLFVFFYIKAQVIFSPETIWEEIHTNNFAQTPLKVGKTAISQNLKLCGCCHAMMPIAYVKCPRCKQKSVVRNRDKIQWTIALLVTSLIIYIPANVFGIMITVVFGSPSTSTIMDGVIYMWQAGDVPVALVIFIASIVIPILKIISLSWLCYFAIAVKRKNKHDCLKMKKLYGAVEFIGKWSMIDIFVVSVVCSLVRNQQMMGVYPDIGVTFFATVVIITMIASQKFDPRLIWDRSTVKSYNK, encoded by the coding sequence ATGACTGTTGATAAACAACAATATGTTTTATGCTCGCACTGCGATTTGGTCATAGAATTAGCCGATATAACAATAGGGCATAAAGCTATATGTCCTCGTTGTAATACAATCTTAGCCAAAAAAAGCGTTAATATGAAATTTCGAGCCGCAATGTATGCTGTTTGTTCACTGATTATGATTATTGTTGCTTGTGGTTTTATTTTTATTGATATTCGCCTAGTCGGTAATTTTAATGGTGTAAGTGTTTTAGATATACCCAAAACTCTTTTCTTTGATAAATATAGTTATATTTCAGCGCTTTTTATTTTATTTGTTTTAATTTTTCCTATAATAAATTTATTAATTATTAGTCTGCTTTGTTCAAAGCTTACAATATCAAAATATCGTAAAAGGGATTTGTTAATTATTTATGAAAAATTTAAACATTGGTGTATGCCTGAAATATTTATAACTGGCATTTTAGTTAGCTTTGTAAAATTAATGAGTTATGGCAGTATAGGTGTCACAAGTACCTTTTGGGCATTTTGTTTATTTGTATTTTTTTATATAAAGGCCCAAGTTATTTTTTCACCAGAAACAATTTGGGAAGAAATTCATACCAATAATTTTGCTCAAACACCTTTAAAAGTAGGTAAAACGGCAATTAGCCAAAATTTGAAGTTGTGCGGTTGTTGCCATGCCATGATGCCAATAGCTTATGTCAAATGCCCAAGATGTAAACAAAAAAGTGTCGTGAGAAATCGCGACAAAATACAGTGGACGATAGCACTGTTAGTTACTTCACTAATTATTTATATTCCTGCAAATGTATTTGGGATTATGATAACAGTCGTTTTTGGTTCACCATCAACTTCGACAATTATGGATGGTGTTATTTATATGTGGCAGGCGGGAGATGTACCTGTGGCATTAGTTATTTTTATTGCTAGCATAGTTATTCCAATTTTGAAAATAATTTCATTAAGTTGGCTTTGCTATTTTGCAATAGCAGTGAAAAGAAAAAATAAACATGATTGCCTAAAAATGAAGAAATTATATGGTGCTGTTGAATTTATTGGTAAATGGTCAATGATTGATATATTTGTTGTATCAGTTGTCTGTTCACTAGTTAGAAATCAACAAATGATGGGAGTTTATCCTGATATAGGCGTTACATTTTTCGCAACTGTTGTGATTATCACTATGATTGCATCGCAAAAATTTGATCCGCGTTTAATTTGGGATCGCTCTACAGTTAAAAGTTATAATAAATAG
- the pqiB gene encoding intermembrane transport protein PqiB — translation MATSSKLAKIIKIRAISAIWIIPIVTAIVGLWIIYSHFADRGTPFTLLAKDASGIVAGKTVIKNRSVDIGIVDEVTLSKDFEKVVIKGRIYNDMEPLLKNDSIFWVVKPEIGRDGVTGLGTILSGVYIELASGNDTHSFKNNPFILSDNPPLSDPSIKGIRVNLESDQNGVIPRGASVMFHGYRVGNVETSEFDVDSRKMKYQIFITKPYDALVTQNVRFWKEGGIDLSLSSSGASLNVPSLDVLMSGGISFDLPDGSKLGAPAEQHAVYKLYEDKKSIQDSQYTEYKEFLIMLSESISGLVEGAPVEYHGIRLGTVSKVPFYTAEMLNKTFILNQKVPVLIRIEPDRLSELVDEKIDIATLIMDEQKNGLRASLKTSNMFTGALYIDLDFYPELKNKYNAKLSTLYGYNTIETTSTGIAQIQAKVMQLLDNFNNLPLNNTMTEFNKSLASTQRLMNSLNQIMASNEMQNIPKDLQETLRTLNETMKGIQPGSELNKQMNESLQKVQQMMDELTPLLNTLNDKSNALIFSAPNKKDQEPKAKGKK, via the coding sequence ATGGCAACATCAAGTAAATTAGCGAAAATCATCAAAATTAGAGCTATATCGGCAATATGGATTATTCCGATAGTTACTGCAATTGTTGGTCTTTGGATCATCTATTCTCATTTTGCTGATAGAGGAACTCCTTTTACCTTACTTGCGAAAGATGCAAGTGGTATTGTTGCAGGGAAAACAGTTATTAAAAATCGCAGTGTTGATATCGGTATTGTTGATGAAGTGACTTTATCAAAAGATTTTGAAAAAGTAGTTATTAAAGGTCGAATCTATAATGATATGGAACCACTTCTTAAAAATGACTCTATTTTTTGGGTTGTCAAACCAGAAATTGGCCGAGATGGTGTAACAGGCTTAGGTACTATTTTATCAGGGGTTTATATAGAGTTAGCATCAGGAAACGATACACATAGCTTCAAAAATAATCCATTTATACTATCAGATAACCCACCATTATCCGATCCAAGTATTAAAGGCATTCGAGTCAATCTTGAAAGTGATCAAAATGGTGTAATTCCGCGTGGAGCGTCCGTGATGTTTCATGGTTATCGTGTTGGTAATGTTGAGACTTCAGAATTTGATGTTGATTCACGAAAAATGAAATATCAAATTTTTATTACCAAACCTTATGATGCTTTAGTCACTCAAAATGTTCGTTTTTGGAAAGAAGGAGGTATTGATTTATCACTTTCTTCATCTGGTGCAAGTCTGAACGTGCCTTCTTTAGATGTATTAATGTCGGGTGGTATTAGTTTTGATTTACCTGATGGCTCAAAGTTAGGCGCACCAGCTGAGCAACATGCCGTATATAAATTATATGAAGATAAAAAATCAATTCAAGATTCTCAATATACAGAATATAAAGAATTTCTGATTATGCTTTCTGAATCCATATCTGGGTTGGTTGAAGGTGCACCTGTTGAATATCATGGTATTCGCCTAGGTACGGTATCTAAAGTACCATTCTATACAGCTGAAATGTTAAATAAAACATTTATTTTAAATCAAAAAGTACCTGTATTAATTAGGATTGAGCCAGATCGCTTATCTGAGTTGGTTGATGAAAAGATCGATATTGCTACCTTAATTATGGATGAACAAAAAAATGGTTTAAGAGCCTCGTTAAAAACTTCAAATATGTTTACAGGTGCGCTTTATATTGATCTTGATTTTTATCCTGAATTAAAAAATAAATATAACGCCAAATTAAGCACTCTATATGGTTATAACACAATAGAAACAACATCAACAGGTATTGCACAGATTCAGGCCAAGGTGATGCAGTTATTAGACAATTTCAATAATTTACCATTGAATAATACTATGACGGAATTTAATAAATCGTTAGCTTCAACTCAGCGCTTAATGAATTCATTAAATCAAATTATGGCAAGTAATGAAATGCAAAACATACCTAAAGATCTACAAGAAACTCTAAGAACGTTAAACGAAACCATGAAAGGCATACAACCAGGTTCAGAACTTAATAAGCAAATGAATGAAAGTCTACAAAAAGTTCAACAAATGATGGATGAATTAACACCATTACTTAATACACTCAATGATAAAAGTAATGCATTGATTTTCTCTGCTCCAAATAAGAAAGACCAAGAACCGAAAGCGAAAGGTAAAAAGTAA
- a CDS encoding ABC-type transport auxiliary lipoprotein family protein yields MNKMMRNFLITFCGTALMLLVGCSANTQDKSYFQLASNLPVQTPKTMKSTNRFLKIDSIDVASFLNKSGIVLQTEDIKYVTAINNLWVSTLSQQLEERLVQDLSLLLPDYLISSKSLATPTLTVKLFIDGFHGGYNGDAIIKGRWIVTNNKNHIETKPFERHIPLARNGYDALVKALSKGWQEEEQDFANSIKY; encoded by the coding sequence ATGAATAAAATGATGCGAAATTTCCTTATAACATTTTGTGGAACTGCATTAATGTTACTCGTTGGCTGTTCAGCGAACACGCAAGATAAAAGTTATTTCCAATTAGCTAGTAATTTGCCTGTTCAAACACCAAAAACAATGAAATCAACTAATCGTTTTCTAAAGATCGATTCCATTGATGTCGCCAGTTTTTTAAATAAATCTGGTATTGTTTTGCAAACAGAAGATATCAAATATGTTACAGCTATAAATAATCTATGGGTTTCGACGCTTTCTCAACAGCTTGAAGAACGATTAGTACAAGATTTAAGTTTGTTACTGCCAGATTATTTGATTTCGAGTAAGTCGCTAGCAACTCCAACATTAACCGTTAAACTTTTTATTGATGGTTTTCATGGTGGATACAATGGCGATGCGATTATAAAGGGACGTTGGATTGTTACAAACAATAAAAACCATATCGAAACAAAACCATTTGAACGACATATTCCATTAGCCAGAAATGGTTATGATGCTTTAGTTAAAGCGTTGTCAAAAGGATGGCAAGAAGAAGAGCAAGATTTTGCTAATTCTATAAAATATTAA
- the pabB gene encoding aminodeoxychorismate synthase component I, which produces MKVYIDFEGQQKCFSDPITILRSNDYTTVKQQLDAIEMFIQQGFYAVGYLAYESAMGFNQANKTKNIQKSDNTLPVLLFGIYQDYSIVESLTKSDYKPCHFDLKCDTSIEEYNQKIDYIRRQIESGNTYQTNYTIQFSAPFNDNAYDYYKFLQENNQANYCAYLEFENYQILSISPELFFKLDNQTITTKPMKGTAARGLNIYHDNQQLETLFSEKNQAENMMIVDLLRNDLSRIAKAGSVVVPKLFSAEKYPTLWQLTSTIQAELAEKVSLYQIFQALFPCGSITGAPKTSTMQIIADTENSPRGVYCGTIGYITPYMKTAIFNIPIRTLTIHNQQMHYGVGGGITWDSTSHDEYSEILAKTAILNRTARFPQYLIESLLLEKGRFLLLNEHLTRLADSAYYFDFKCDINSIKLQLIKLADEECESIYKVRVLLQQDGRYDISKDIISTPMKINEITLAPQCVNNKNIYLYHKTSNREHFPQLTIGKEYINFNQHNEITEFVNGNLVLLINNQWVTPKIKSGLLAGTMRQFYLDQKQIIEKTILIDELLKADKIAFINSVRKWVEIDDKVFDRFKQML; this is translated from the coding sequence ATGAAAGTTTATATTGATTTTGAAGGTCAACAGAAATGTTTTTCTGATCCTATTACGATTTTGAGATCCAACGATTACACTACGGTTAAACAACAATTAGATGCAATCGAAATGTTCATACAGCAAGGTTTCTATGCGGTTGGTTATCTTGCTTATGAAAGTGCAATGGGATTTAATCAAGCAAATAAAACCAAGAATATCCAAAAATCAGACAATACGCTACCTGTACTACTATTTGGTATTTATCAAGATTATTCAATAGTTGAATCATTAACAAAAAGCGATTACAAACCTTGTCATTTCGATTTAAAATGTGACACTTCAATTGAAGAATATAACCAAAAAATTGACTATATTCGTAGGCAGATTGAATCGGGAAATACATATCAAACCAACTACACGATTCAATTTAGTGCACCATTTAATGATAATGCCTATGATTATTACAAATTTTTACAAGAAAATAACCAAGCGAATTATTGTGCTTATCTTGAATTTGAAAATTATCAGATTTTATCGATTTCTCCTGAACTATTTTTTAAGTTAGATAATCAAACAATCACAACAAAACCGATGAAAGGAACTGCCGCTCGAGGTTTAAATATTTACCATGATAATCAACAGTTAGAGACATTATTTTCTGAGAAAAATCAGGCTGAAAATATGATGATTGTTGATTTACTACGTAATGATTTAAGCCGAATTGCTAAAGCTGGCTCGGTCGTTGTCCCAAAATTATTTTCTGCCGAGAAATACCCTACCCTTTGGCAGTTAACCTCAACCATTCAAGCCGAGTTGGCTGAAAAGGTTAGTTTATATCAAATTTTTCAAGCATTGTTTCCTTGTGGTTCAATTACTGGAGCGCCTAAAACAAGCACAATGCAAATCATTGCAGACACTGAAAATTCACCTAGAGGTGTATATTGTGGGACCATAGGTTACATTACTCCCTATATGAAAACTGCAATATTTAATATACCCATTCGTACATTAACAATTCACAATCAGCAGATGCATTATGGTGTTGGAGGTGGGATAACTTGGGATTCAACATCGCACGATGAATATAGTGAAATCTTAGCAAAAACCGCTATATTAAACCGCACAGCAAGGTTCCCCCAATATCTTATTGAATCATTACTGTTAGAAAAAGGGCGATTTTTACTACTTAATGAACATTTAACTAGACTTGCCGATTCGGCTTACTATTTTGATTTTAAATGTGACATTAACTCTATCAAGCTGCAATTGATTAAATTAGCCGATGAAGAATGTGAAAGTATTTATAAAGTCAGAGTGTTACTACAACAAGATGGTCGATATGATATTAGTAAAGACATTATTAGCACACCAATGAAAATCAATGAAATCACACTTGCACCACAATGTGTGAATAATAAAAATATCTATTTATATCACAAAACATCAAACCGTGAACATTTTCCGCAACTAACGATAGGTAAAGAATATATTAATTTTAATCAACACAATGAAATAACTGAATTTGTTAACGGTAATCTTGTGCTGTTAATTAATAATCAATGGGTTACACCTAAAATTAAATCGGGATTATTGGCTGGTACTATGCGACAATTTTATTTGGATCAAAAACAAATAATTGAAAAAACAATTTTAATCGATGAATTATTAAAGGCTGATAAAATTGCTTTTATTAATAGTGTTCGCAAATGGGTTGAAATTGATGATAAGGTATTTGATCGGTTCAAGCAGATGTTGTGA
- a CDS encoding anthranilate synthase component II — MILLIDNYDSFTFNIYDYLCRLGAKVQVIKNDEMTIEQIKELTFSKIIISPGPGTPDNAGISLTVIAEFANCCPILGICLGHQTIAQYYGYSICKAPMPMHGKIDEIIHDGQGLFRGIKNPLSVVRYHSLIADDNLSQTKSPLIVTARNKQGLIMGLRHKTLPIESVQFHPEAIKTESGLQMIHNFIYE, encoded by the coding sequence TTGATACTATTAATAGATAACTATGATTCTTTTACGTTCAATATTTACGATTATTTATGCCGATTGGGTGCAAAAGTCCAAGTGATAAAAAATGATGAAATGACCATTGAACAAATAAAAGAGCTAACTTTTTCTAAAATAATTATTTCACCTGGTCCGGGAACGCCCGATAATGCTGGAATATCACTAACAGTGATTGCCGAATTTGCCAATTGTTGTCCAATATTAGGTATCTGTTTGGGTCATCAAACAATTGCACAGTATTATGGTTATTCCATTTGCAAAGCACCTATGCCTATGCACGGTAAAATCGATGAAATTATTCATGATGGTCAAGGATTATTTAGAGGCATTAAAAACCCTCTTTCTGTAGTTCGCTATCACTCTTTAATTGCTGACGATAATTTATCTCAAACAAAGTCACCTCTCATAGTTACCGCTCGTAACAAACAAGGATTAATTATGGGATTACGACATAAAACATTACCCATTGAATCCGTGCAATTTCATCCAGAAGCAATTAAAACAGAATCAGGTTTACAAATGATTCATAATTTTATTTATGAGTAA
- the manD gene encoding D-mannonate dehydratase ManD: protein MKIVKAEVFVCSPGRNFVTLKITTDQGIYGIGDATLNGRELSVASYLKDHLCPQLIGRDPHQIEDIFQYFYKGAYWRRGPVTMSAISAIDMALWDIKGKVANMPLYQLLGGASRTGVMVYCHTTGKDIEEALDDYAKHKEMGFKAIRVQCGIPGMKTTYGQSKGKNLAYEPATRGNYPEEQFWATDKYLDFTPKLFEAVRNKFGFNEHLLHDMHHRLTPIEAARFGKSIEDYRLFWMEDPTPAENQECFRLIRQHTVTPIAVGEVFNSIWDCKQLIEEQLIDYIRTTITHAGGITHMRRIADFAALYQVRTGSHGPSDLSPICHAAALHFDMWVPNFGVQEFMGYSEQMLEVFSPNWTFNDGYMHPSDKPGLGIDFDEKLAAKYPYNPAYLPIARLEDGTLWNW, encoded by the coding sequence ATGAAAATCGTAAAAGCAGAAGTTTTTGTATGCAGTCCTGGACGAAACTTCGTCACATTAAAAATAACTACAGATCAAGGTATTTATGGTATTGGTGATGCAACACTTAATGGGCGTGAATTATCAGTAGCTTCTTATCTTAAAGATCATCTTTGTCCTCAACTTATTGGGCGTGATCCTCATCAAATTGAAGATATTTTTCAATATTTTTATAAAGGAGCTTATTGGCGTCGAGGTCCAGTGACAATGTCAGCGATATCGGCAATTGATATGGCGTTATGGGATATAAAAGGTAAAGTTGCCAATATGCCGCTTTATCAATTATTAGGTGGTGCTTCACGTACTGGCGTAATGGTGTATTGCCATACCACTGGTAAAGATATCGAAGAAGCATTAGATGATTATGCTAAACATAAAGAGATGGGCTTCAAAGCAATTCGAGTGCAATGTGGTATACCGGGAATGAAAACGACATATGGTCAGAGTAAAGGGAAAAATCTTGCATACGAACCTGCTACGCGTGGCAACTATCCTGAAGAGCAGTTTTGGGCAACGGATAAATACTTAGACTTTACGCCAAAATTATTTGAAGCCGTAAGAAACAAATTCGGTTTTAACGAGCATTTATTACATGATATGCACCATCGTTTAACTCCAATTGAAGCTGCACGTTTTGGTAAAAGTATAGAAGATTATCGTCTTTTTTGGATGGAAGATCCAACACCAGCTGAAAATCAAGAATGCTTCCGTTTAATTCGTCAACACACTGTAACACCAATTGCAGTTGGTGAAGTATTTAACAGCATTTGGGATTGTAAACAGCTAATTGAAGAACAACTTATCGATTACATTCGAACCACAATAACCCATGCTGGTGGTATCACTCACATGCGTCGTATTGCTGATTTTGCTGCACTTTATCAAGTCAGGACTGGTTCTCATGGACCTTCTGATTTATCACCAATTTGTCATGCTGCAGCGCTACATTTTGATATGTGGGTACCTAACTTTGGTGTTCAAGAATTTATGGGTTATTCAGAGCAGATGTTAGAAGTCTTTTCCCCAAATTGGACCTTCAATGATGGCTATATGCATCCTAGTGACAAACCTGGTTTAGGTATCGATTTTGATGAAAAACTAGCCGCTAAATATCCATACAACCCCGCTTATTTGCCAATTGCTCGTTTAGAAGATGGCACTTTGTGGAATTGGTAA
- a CDS encoding Zn-dependent oxidoreductase, producing MKSVAIKQPNELVIEEREVPQPKSGEVRVKVKLAGICGSDSHIYRGHNPFAKYPRVIGHEFFGVIDAVGEGVDQSRIGERVSVDPVISCGCCYPCSVGRPNVCSSLTVLGVHRDGGFSQYAVVPSKNAYVIPNEIDDEFAVMIEPFTIAANATAQLKPTQNDVALIYGAGPMGLTSVQALKGVYNVKEVIVVDRIDERLAMAKSSGADRTINNTSLSLKDELDKLNIKPTVIIDAACHPSILQEAITIASPAARILIMGFSSDPCQITQQGITSKELSIFSSRLNANKFPIVIDWLNKKLIDPKKLITHRFDYTDVVQAIQTFEKDQKQCCKVLLTFS from the coding sequence ATGAAAAGTGTTGCAATAAAACAACCTAATGAATTAGTAATCGAGGAACGTGAAGTTCCTCAACCTAAATCAGGTGAAGTTAGAGTAAAAGTAAAATTAGCCGGTATTTGTGGTTCAGATAGTCATATTTACCGCGGTCATAATCCTTTCGCTAAATATCCAAGAGTAATTGGACATGAGTTTTTTGGGGTGATTGATGCTGTTGGGGAGGGTGTCGATCAATCAAGAATTGGTGAGCGTGTTTCTGTCGATCCAGTGATTAGCTGTGGATGTTGTTATCCATGTTCTGTTGGTCGCCCTAATGTTTGTTCATCTTTAACTGTATTAGGAGTTCATCGTGATGGCGGATTTAGTCAATATGCAGTTGTACCAAGTAAAAATGCTTATGTAATACCAAATGAAATCGATGATGAATTTGCTGTAATGATAGAGCCTTTCACAATAGCGGCTAATGCAACTGCACAACTAAAACCGACCCAAAATGATGTTGCATTAATTTATGGCGCAGGCCCAATGGGATTAACTTCAGTGCAAGCCCTAAAAGGTGTGTATAACGTTAAAGAAGTTATTGTTGTCGATCGCATTGATGAGCGTTTAGCTATGGCAAAAAGTAGTGGTGCTGATCGGACAATTAATAACACATCATTATCTTTAAAAGATGAATTAGATAAATTGAATATCAAACCAACAGTAATCATTGATGCAGCTTGTCATCCTTCAATTTTACAAGAAGCAATTACAATTGCATCGCCAGCAGCAAGAATTCTTATCATGGGCTTTTCAAGCGATCCATGCCAAATAACACAACAAGGCATTACCAGCAAAGAGCTTTCTATTTTCTCGTCACGACTCAATGCTAATAAATTCCCAATCGTTATTGATTGGTTAAACAAAAAATTAATTGATCCTAAAAAACTGATTACTCATCGATTTGATTATACGGATGTAGTTCAGGCTATCCAAACTTTCGAAAAAGATCAGAAACAGTGTTGTAAGGTTTTATTAACTTTTAGTTAA
- a CDS encoding MFS transporter encodes MNKIGNNKSERNTSDLVKAAVSGWLGTALEFMDFQLYSLGAALVFHEIFFPEQSAIMALILAMGTYGAGYVARIVGAFIFGRMGDAIGRKKVLFITITMMGICTTLIGFLPTYAQVGILAPLMLVVLRIIQGLGAGAEISGAGTMLAEYAPKGKRGIVSSLVAMGTNCGTLSATAIWAIMFFILDKDQLVSWGWRVPFIASVIVMIFAIWLRMNLKESPVFDDVNDTTAKTINNKPSIKHISLFEMFKSKSFWLATGLRFGQAGNSGLIQTFLAGYLVQALLFEKSIPTDALMISSIIGFFTIPFLGWLSDKIGRRIPYIIMTLSAIILAYPMLSIVVDKNHSVNTIMLCLIVIHNVAVLGLFALENITMAEMFGMRNRFTQMAISKEAGGLIAVGFGPILAGIFCNMVDDWWPIVVMIIIYSCIGLVSAILMPEVKDRNLADLKDAADK; translated from the coding sequence ATGAATAAGATAGGAAATAATAAAAGTGAAAGAAATACTTCAGATCTAGTTAAAGCTGCTGTTTCTGGTTGGCTTGGAACCGCATTAGAATTTATGGATTTTCAATTATATTCTTTAGGTGCAGCACTTGTATTTCATGAAATATTTTTCCCAGAACAATCAGCCATTATGGCATTAATATTAGCGATGGGAACTTACGGCGCTGGATACGTTGCACGTATTGTTGGCGCTTTTATCTTTGGTCGCATGGGAGATGCAATTGGTAGAAAGAAAGTATTATTTATAACTATCACCATGATGGGAATTTGTACCACATTGATAGGTTTTTTACCAACCTATGCTCAAGTCGGTATTTTAGCTCCATTAATGTTAGTGGTTTTGCGTATTATTCAAGGATTAGGTGCTGGCGCAGAAATTTCTGGTGCTGGCACTATGCTCGCTGAATATGCGCCAAAAGGTAAACGAGGAATTGTCTCTTCACTTGTCGCTATGGGAACCAACTGTGGAACTTTAAGTGCGACAGCAATTTGGGCAATTATGTTTTTTATTCTAGATAAAGATCAACTAGTATCTTGGGGTTGGCGGGTACCATTTATTGCTAGTGTCATTGTTATGATTTTTGCCATTTGGCTCAGAATGAATTTAAAAGAGAGTCCTGTATTTGATGATGTAAATGATACAACAGCAAAAACAATTAATAATAAACCATCAATTAAACATATTTCACTATTTGAAATGTTTAAAAGTAAATCCTTTTGGTTAGCAACAGGTTTACGTTTTGGTCAAGCTGGGAATTCTGGTTTAATTCAAACTTTTTTAGCCGGTTACTTAGTACAAGCATTGTTATTTGAAAAAAGCATACCAACTGATGCTTTAATGATAAGTTCAATTATTGGGTTCTTTACCATTCCTTTCCTAGGTTGGTTATCAGATAAAATTGGTCGTCGTATACCTTATATCATTATGACTCTATCTGCAATTATCCTTGCTTATCCAATGTTATCCATTGTTGTTGATAAAAATCATTCAGTAAATACCATTATGTTATGTTTAATTGTTATTCATAACGTTGCAGTATTGGGTCTATTTGCTTTAGAAAACATCACAATGGCAGAAATGTTTGGCATGCGTAATCGATTTACTCAAATGGCGATATCTAAAGAAGCGGGTGGTCTTATTGCGGTAGGATTTGGACCAATTTTGGCGGGAATTTTCTGTAATATGGTTGACGATTGGTGGCCAATTGTTGTTATGATTATTATCTATTCATGCATTGGGTTAGTTTCTGCGATTTTAATGCCTGAGGTAAAAGATCGTAATTTAGCTGATTTAAAAGATGCAGCAGATAAATAA